From the Kribbella sp. CA-293567 genome, the window GATGACGCAGCTGCCACCCGACGAGCCGCCGGTCGAGGGACTGGCGGTGGCCGGGACGTCAGGCGCCGCGCTGGCCGGGCGGAACGGCTACGACGTCGGCCGCAAGGCAGGCAGCAAGCTGTACGGCGGTGCCTTCAGCGGCGCGATCTTCGTCCTGACCCACAACCCGCCCACCGACGAGACGGACCCGGCGTACACCTTCGTCAGCGGTGACATCCGGCCGATCGTCGGGACCGCTCTCGACGCAGCCGACGGCAAGGACGTGCTGATCCTCGGCGGCACCATCGCCGCCCAGTGCGTCGAAGCCGGCCTACTCGACGAGATCTTCGTCCACATCTCCCCCGTCCTGCTCGGCCAGGGCATCCCGCTCTTTCCCAGCAGCCTCCCGCCCGTCGTCCTCGACCCCATCTCCAACACCCAGGTCGGCCGAACCACCAACCTCCGCTACCGCGTGGTCCGCTAGATACCCGGCGACATCCGGCGCCTGGGCCAGCACATGCCGAACCCAGGCCCGGCGCTCGTGCTCGACAACGGCCAGCTCCCAGACACAGCCGACGGAGTACCGCGGCATGGGCGTGAGCGCAGTGGGTTGGTCCAGCGGCGACCGGAAGTAGGCCAATGACAGATCGACGGCGCTGCTCCACCAGTAGACCAAGACGAAGCAGGCAGGCCGCGCCTGATGAGCGATGACGAACGCCGCCCGCTCGCCGGAAGTGCCGGTACGCGGAAGCGTGGCAGCAGCAACGGCTCTGGCGGCATCGAGCAACTCGCCGGCGGGTTCGCCCTCGACGGCCAGGCCGTAGAGCTTGGTGGGCCAGGTGTTCACCAGTTCTACGCCGTACGGCGTGATCGGGCGCGGGCGGTGGCCGCTCATCGTGCTGCTTTCTGGAGACGGAAAAGCCCGGGCGGCCTGGTTTCGGCTGCCCGGGCTCTTGCTGACCGGAGCTACTTCGCGACGACTCGCAGGGTGAACTCGGCCTGGCCGTCGCCGGTGATGCGGCTGCTGAGGCCGGCCGAGCTGAGGGCGGCGAAGTCCTTGTCGGAGCTGGTGCGCCTCGACAGTGAGCTGACCGCCTGGAAGTCGACGTAGCCGACCATGACGGCGCCGGAGGTGTCGGGGACCGCCTTCTTGAAGATCTCCGTCTGACCCAGGTTGCCGCCCTTGAGCACCTGGTCGGCGTAGGCCTGCTCGGTGGCGATGACGAAATTCTTGTCGTCCTTCGCCTGCTTGAGCGCGATGTCGACCGAGGAGCGGGTGCGGAGCAGGTTGGTCACCTTGTTCACCACCTCTTCGGCCTTGCCCGGGTCGGTCTCGATCTTGGCCGCGATCTTCGGCGTCTCGCTGCTGTCCTTGTCGATCGCGATCGACAGGTTCTTGCCGAGCAGCGGCTTCAGGTCGTCCGGCAGCACCAGGCCGTACTCGTCGGTGAAGCCCTTGGTCAGCTTGGGCAGGTCGATGCCCGCGCCGGACTTCTCCAGCTGCTTCCAGATCGTGTCGACCAGGTTCGCGCCGTCGGACAGCGCGAACGCCCCGGCGGTGCTGTCGGGCAGCTTGGCGAGCTGGTCACCGGCGTTCGCCGAGTTGACCTTGATCGACTGGTCGCCGCGGGCGATGCCCTTCAGCTCGACGTACTGCGCGTCGAACCGCAGCGCCGCGGCCGCACTCCCCTGCGGCAACGGATTGTCCCCGGCGAGCTTGCGCGGGGCCAGCGCCGCGAGGCCCTTCATGTCGGCCCAGAAGGAGACGAAGCCCTGCTCGCCGAGCGCGTCCATGTCGGACTTGAAGGTGGCGTTCTCCGACAGCGGGGTTTCCTTGCTGTTGGCAACGGCCGCGTCGACGGTCGCCTGGTCCTCGGACAGCAGCACGTAGCCGTCGGTGAAGACCCGGCCCGGCTTCTTGTCTTCGTTGGCGAACAGCTTGTCCAGCCCGGCATTGGCCTGGTCCTCGTTCTTCACCTCGATCGCGACGACCGGGTCCGGCTCCTTGCCGTCCTGGCCGGGGATCGCGGCGACGCCGGCCCGGTCGCCCAGCCACGGCTTGACGTCCTTCTCGAAGTCGACGGCGGCCAGGTCCTCGCCGGCGTCCTTCTTGATCAGGTCGAACAGCTTCTGCCGCAGGTCGTCGTTGTCGCTGGTCAGCCCGATCTTCTCCTTGGCCGACGGGAACTTCATCAGGAACCGGACGGCGGCCACCTTCTGGCCGGCCGAGGGGTTCAGGTCGATGCGCGCGTAGGCGACGGAGTTGCCCGGCAGGACCGCGGCGGGCTGACCGCCGCCAGTGAGGCGTGCGTACGCGAAGATGCCGCCACCGGCCACCACGGCCAGTACTGCGAGCACGGCGACCAGTGGGATCAGCTTGCCGCGCTTCTTCCGCTCCGGCTGCCACTGCATGGTCTCGGGTGCGCCGTACGGCGGCTGTCCCCCGCCACCGTGCTGCTGCTGGGGCCACTGCTGCCCACCCGGCCCGTACTGCGGGGCCTGCTGGCCGGCATAGCCCGGCTGCTGTCCGTACTGCGGGGCCTGGCCGCCGTAACCCGGCTGCCCCTGCTGGCCGCCATAGTTCGGCTGACCCTGCGCGGGACCGCCATAGCCAGGCTGACCCGGCTGCGGCTGGCCGTAGCCAGGCTGACCCGGCTGCTGGCCCTGCGGACCGGAGTACGGGTTGTTCTGCTGCGGACCGCCGTACGGGCCCTGTGGTCCGCCTGCGGCACCCGGGTGGTGCCCACCTGCCGGCGGATTGTTGTGGTCGGACATATGCCCCCCTCGCGTCGCCGGCGGCCTCACCACCGGGCCGAAACAGGCTAGTGCACCTGCGGCGACGATTCTGACGCGGCAGATACCGATCCGGTTGCAACGGGATCCGCGCGCCAGGTGGTGGCGGCGATGATCGCGGCCGCGAGTGCGGCGCCGACCAGCCAGGCGGCCAGTGGAGTCCAGGTGTGCAGCTCCAGCGGCGCGTCGATCAGGTCCCCCGGCTTGGCTGCCTGCAGCCGCGGCTGCAACGGGTCGTGCCCGAGCAGCATCCCGACCCCCCAGGCGATCCCGCCACCGAGGGCCGAACCGAGCACCACGATGCCGACCGCCCACGGACCGTAGTTGCGCAACCACCAGAACAGCCCGGCACCCAGCACCGCCGCGGTCAGGAACCCGATCGCGGTGAAGCTGCCGTCCGGCCCGAAGACCTTCGTCATCTGCTCTTCGCCCAGCGCCCCGCCGTTCTCGTCCACCGTGTACTGCGCGAGCGGCGCGAACTGCTGCCAGGCCCAGCCCGCGATCGCCCCGGCCACCAGGAACAGCGCGATCGTCACGGCGATCGCGCGGCTCCACGGCAGCTTGGGCTCCTGCACCACTACCGCCCGGCCGAACGGCTGCTGCCCGAACGCGGGCCGGCCGTACGCCTGGCCGTAAGGCGCCGGCCGATCGAGCGGGTTGTGCTGGTCGTTCCCTGGCTGACTCACCCGGCAAGTGTTGCAGGTCCGGTCAGCTCGCCAGGCACGACGGGCCCAGCAACGCCTTCAGGTCCGCCATCAGCGACGAGGTCGGGGTGACCCGGAACCGGTCGCCGATCCGCATCACGGTCGTCTTCTGCCGCGCCTGCAGCCGCAACTGCACCTCGGTCATGCCGGGGTGCGCCTGCAGCACGTCCCGGAGCTGGTCGACCAGCGGCGGCGTACACCGGTTGACCGGCATCGTGATCACCACCGGACCGC encodes:
- a CDS encoding dihydrofolate reductase family protein, yielding MAKVLYHVTMSLDGCIAGPEHSMSWMTQLPPDEPPVEGLAVAGTSGAALAGRNGYDVGRKAGSKLYGGAFSGAIFVLTHNPPTDETDPAYTFVSGDIRPIVGTALDAADGKDVLILGGTIAAQCVEAGLLDEIFVHISPVLLGQGIPLFPSSLPPVVLDPISNTQVGRTTNLRYRVVR
- a CDS encoding DUF3352 domain-containing protein yields the protein MSDHNNPPAGGHHPGAAGGPQGPYGGPQQNNPYSGPQGQQPGQPGYGQPQPGQPGYGGPAQGQPNYGGQQGQPGYGGQAPQYGQQPGYAGQQAPQYGPGGQQWPQQQHGGGGQPPYGAPETMQWQPERKKRGKLIPLVAVLAVLAVVAGGGIFAYARLTGGGQPAAVLPGNSVAYARIDLNPSAGQKVAAVRFLMKFPSAKEKIGLTSDNDDLRQKLFDLIKKDAGEDLAAVDFEKDVKPWLGDRAGVAAIPGQDGKEPDPVVAIEVKNEDQANAGLDKLFANEDKKPGRVFTDGYVLLSEDQATVDAAVANSKETPLSENATFKSDMDALGEQGFVSFWADMKGLAALAPRKLAGDNPLPQGSAAAALRFDAQYVELKGIARGDQSIKVNSANAGDQLAKLPDSTAGAFALSDGANLVDTIWKQLEKSGAGIDLPKLTKGFTDEYGLVLPDDLKPLLGKNLSIAIDKDSSETPKIAAKIETDPGKAEEVVNKVTNLLRTRSSVDIALKQAKDDKNFVIATEQAYADQVLKGGNLGQTEIFKKAVPDTSGAVMVGYVDFQAVSSLSRRTSSDKDFAALSSAGLSSRITGDGQAEFTLRVVAK